The Vibrio aerogenes nucleotide sequence TCAGACAGCTTAGACATATTCAGATCATAATACATTGAGCCGATAAATTGTCCTTTCGTATTAATCGGAGCGCCCAAAGAGATGATCATTGTCTTACTGGCAACATCAAGGTATGGGGCGGTGACAATCACATCCTGTTTTTGTTTTGCTTCAAGATACCAGGGCCGGACCCGTGGATCGTAATCCGGTGAAGGTGACCAGTTATCATCATTCTCCACCACGACGCCATCACTGGCATAGCCAATCCCAACACCGACAAAACTCCCCTTCAGCGCGGGCTTCTCGAGAATTTTTTTCACATAGTCTTTATCATCTGCATTTAATTCGATTGTTTCAGCAAAAACTTTTGCTAACCTTTTTTTTGCTGCCATTTCCGACTCAACCGTATTTTTAACACCGTTGACTAACTCTCCCATACTACTAAAAACAATAGATTCTATACTTTCTCTTACAATTTTAAGTTGATGTATAGACAAAAACATCACAGTTGCTATTAATAGCAAAGACGATGCCGCTACAATCTTGTGGCTAAATCTCATGGTATCCCTCATAAAACAACGGCTTACTATATGACTATGATATCATAAACAGATACATAACCTTGTTACTACAAAATCTAATATTGATCTCATGAAATTTCAATAAAATGAAGTTATTATATTTAACAAATAAAGAAGTAAAAAATAATTTCATCGAAAATGAACAGGATAGAAAATATTTATTAAGCGATGATAATCACTATCACTACATATCTAATAAATAATTTATGGCAGTCTAAAAAATGCCGGTATCAAGCTGGCGTCTGCGGATAATAACCGGAAATGCAATCTTATTCACACAATAAATTGTGCCAAAATATGATCTCATTGATGAATCTTGCCTGCCTTTTTTGGATTTCAACCATAACAGCTGGCCCAGATACAGTTTCATACCAAAATTTCCCTGTCATTGTCCGGCTCTCTGCTGCCGGATTCTGAGTCCTTTAAACCAGAGCTCATTCGTTATCCACGACAACAGCAAATCATCTTCCTGACTTGCCAGCCCGGGCTGATTCGATAGCATGATGGAATACCAGTCAGCTGGTTTGTTCTTCAATATTGTTAATCACCTTCACCGGAAACAATGTCCTGAATAGCCAGATTGAATGAATCTAATCAACACATCAATTTCTTAATAAAAATGCCCGTAAAATCAAACCAGCTTTCCCGGCACAAACAATATAAATGAAAAAATTATTTTGAAACTGACTGAGTTTATAAAAAGCGACTCAATTATCAATCACAATGCCAGGGTACTAACATTATTCCGGAATATAAATTGATAAAAATGAACAACCATCGTTCAGAGTAATAAATGAATCAGAAAAATAATCAAGATAAACACACGATGTATAAAATTCATTCAATCCATTTCAATCGAATTTTATTTATATAATTTACCTAAAGCCAAGATAAAATATTCAGATGTAATTAACAGCAAAACAAAATATCACTATAAGCGTATAATTATTCGAATAACAGATAAAAACCCGTTGTCAGCTCTATTTAACTCGATAAAAGACGTTTAAAAAGAAAATAATGAAACAGACATCGTGCCTCTTTCAAAGTGATTAGACGCAGAAATTAACCGGGAATATGCGTTCACGAAGAGCAGGCAGAATGGATTCTTTTCTGCCCTGCGTGACCAATTTTCAACGTAGAATAACTCTGTTTGCAAATCAATGTCGTTCGCAAATCAATGTCTTGCTGAGAAGCCAGTCAAGGCTCACGAAGCATGCATCTTCAGATCAATTTGTCATCCAGCTGATGGCGATACCTCTTCACTGACAGATAATGCACTCCAGACGGCTTTGACTAAAGTGGCCAAAGGAATAGCAAAGAAAATGCCCCAAAAACCCCATAAACCACCGAAGACAAGTACAGAGACAATAATTGCGATCGGATGTAAATTGACTGCTTCAGAAAATAACACCGGGACTAATACATTCCCGTCCAAAGCCTGAATAATGCCATATATACCTAACAGCCAATAAAAAGATGGTGTTAATCCCCATTGAAACAAACCAACAATCGCTACAGGCACAGTCACAACAAAAGCACCAATATATGGAATAAGAACAGAAAAACCAACAGCCACGGCAAGTAAAAGAGAATATCTCAAATCAAGAATTGCAAACGCCACATAGCTGATAATTCCGACAATAAATATCTCCAGCACTTTACCGTGAATGTAATTTGAAATCTGTTCATTCATTTCAACCCAAACTTTCTGAGCAAGCTTACGGTTTTTAGGCATTATTTTTCCGGCACTATCCAGGATTTGTTGTTTATCTTTTAAAAGAAAGAAAATCAATAACGGGACTAAAACCAGATAAACAGCCAGAGTTGCAATGCTCAGCAAAGATGATAAAGAATTTTTGACAATGCTTTCACCAAAACCAATCACCTGATTTTTCGCATTGGTCACTATGGATTCAACAATTTCAACATTAGCCAGCTCAGGATATTTCAGGAATATTTCATTAATTCTCGCCTGCAACTCTGTATACATGCTGGGAATGTCATTTGTCAGATGGGTAACTTGCTGCCAAATCACCGGAATTAACCCGAAGACAGCAATCAGCATGAGACTCGTGAAAATGGCAATCACAATAATTACACTAAGCGTTCTGGGAATACCAAACCGGACTAACCTGACAACTGGCCATTCAAGCAGATAAGCCAGAACAATGGCAACCAGTAACGGGGTAATCAGTCCCCCCATAAAATAGATAATCAAAAAGCCGAAAAACAATATCGCAATCAGACTGACGGCTTCAGGATCAGAAAAGCGCTTGTTATACCAACGCGTTAACATTTGGAACATTCAATAAAGTCCTTTTCCAACAGTATGTGACATATAGAATATACTTCATCGAAAAGTATATACCTTGTCACCTTCAGTTAGCAGTATTCGATAAAAATTGACATGGCGCTGAGTCAATAAGTTATCATGAGCTCATGCATATCTGTACACGTCATCGGTGATAATGTCTCTGATCTTCAGAGTATTCACGCTGACATCTGTTCACGAAAATGGATGAGTGACATTGTATATAATTTTTAAATACAATCTACTGTAATTGATGCAAAATACATATACCTGAATAACCTGCAAATGAGGTAATAAGGGATAGATAGTTACAGGAAATACAGAAACCAATACTATATATGATTGTCATACATTTAGTCAGATAAAACAGGAAACCCGGTTTTTCATATGATCTCTCAGCCAATCCAATCTCTTATCAGTATTGCTCTATCAGCTTCACTTTGCTGCATCTCCCCAGCACTTGCAGACTCCAGGAAACTACCTGAAATAGGGACCGTAGCAGGAACAACACTGACCATAGCGCAAGAAAAGCAATATGGTGATGCTTATATGCGGGTGTTGAGAAGTCATCAGCCAGTCATTAATGATCCTGTTTTAAATCAGTATATTAACACACTCGGACATAAACTCGTCGCTCATGCAGATAATGTCAAAACACCCTTTCATTTTTTCCTGATCCGAAAACGTGAAATCAATGCATTTGCGTTCTTTGGTGGCTATGTCGCTCTTCACTCCGGCCTTTTTTTACACACCCGCTCTCAAAGTGAACTGGCTTCAGTCATGTCCCATGAAATAGCACACATTACCCAAAGACACCTTGCCAGAAGTATGGAAGCAGAAGCAAAACGTTCACCCGCAACAATTGCTGCACTGGTTGGT carries:
- a CDS encoding AI-2E family transporter, whose translation is MFQMLTRWYNKRFSDPEAVSLIAILFFGFLIIYFMGGLITPLLVAIVLAYLLEWPVVRLVRFGIPRTLSVIIVIAIFTSLMLIAVFGLIPVIWQQVTHLTNDIPSMYTELQARINEIFLKYPELANVEIVESIVTNAKNQVIGFGESIVKNSLSSLLSIATLAVYLVLVPLLIFFLLKDKQQILDSAGKIMPKNRKLAQKVWVEMNEQISNYIHGKVLEIFIVGIISYVAFAILDLRYSLLLAVAVGFSVLIPYIGAFVVTVPVAIVGLFQWGLTPSFYWLLGIYGIIQALDGNVLVPVLFSEAVNLHPIAIIVSVLVFGGLWGFWGIFFAIPLATLVKAVWSALSVSEEVSPSAG